One region of Oncorhynchus mykiss isolate Arlee chromosome 8, USDA_OmykA_1.1, whole genome shotgun sequence genomic DNA includes:
- the LOC110529850 gene encoding ubiquitin-like protein FUBI: MQLFLRAQNTHTLEVTGQETVRDVKVHVQSLEGLLVEDQVLLLAGSPLEDASSLVECGISEHCTLEVAGRLLGGKVHGSLARAGKVRGQTPKVDKQEKKKKKTGRAKRRIQYNRRFVNVVPTFGKKKGPNANS; this comes from the exons ATGCAGCTCTTCTTGCGTGCCCAGAACACTCACACCCTTGAGGTGACAGGACAGGAGACTGTCCGAGATGTCAAG GTTCATGTCCAGAGTCTGGAGGGTCTCCTAGTGGAGGACCAGGTGTTGTTGCTGGCCGGCTCCCCCCTGGAGGATGCTTCCTCTCTGGTGGAATGTGGCATCTCTGAGCACTGCACCCTGGAGGTGGCCGGCAGACTGCTGGGAG GAAAGGTCCATGGCTCCCTGGCCCGTGCTGGTAAAGTGAGGGGACAGACACCCAAG GTTGACaaacaggagaagaagaaaaagaagactgGTCGTGCCAAGCGCCGCATCCAGTACAACAGGCGCTTCGTCAATGTTGTGCCCACCTTCGGCAAGAAGAAGGGCCCCAACGCCAACTCCTAA
- the LOC110529851 gene encoding pre-mRNA-processing factor 39, whose amino-acid sequence MEDTDLHLSDEPMTGMLDTDSPESVESPAMEGNGEDFLPDLPVLTHAAEWTMDQDPHNLTTVIHDSDSESDQSSPEVIEQHQVQQSDLGSVEQAVQHFQLASAELFQDERREHEDSDEQSRSPQAEQQNQMEASSDESQDGHNNTATEPLIQSEKLSDAGEQQQDPVQAQPPMVAEDSSPANMELEESKETEQVDPVEEPAVPTEPLIPSEYEKLAKGCEENPEDFNGWVYLLQYVEQENHLGVVRKAFDAFFLRYPYCYGYWKKLADTEKKHGNAQVAEEVYRRGVHAIPLSVDLWLHYLSFIKDNADPEDPETPSRIRAAYEHAVLAAGTDFRSDRLWEAYINWETEQERLANVTAIYDRILGIPTQLYSQHLQRFKEHVQNNNPKHFLSEEEFVQLRVELAKANAVTVNEDGEEATPAEPEGLPAGTEDLPDPAKRVTEIENMRHKVIELRQEVFNQNEQEVSKRWAFEEGIKRPYFHVKALEKTQLSNWKEYLEFEIENGTPERVVVLFERCLIACALYEDFWMKYAKYLESYSIEGVRHVYKKACTIHLSKKPNIHLLWAAFEEQQGNIEEARGILKSLEEVVPGLAMVRLRRVSLERRHGNLEEAEALLSEAMASGKNASETSFYAVKLARQLLKVQRSLTKARKVLLETIDKDQTSPKLYLNLLELEYSGDVQQNEAEILACFDRALSSPLPLDCRLTFSQRKVEFLEDFGSDINKLVTAYDEHQKLLKEHESTKRKAENGSQEPESKRQRTDDHPGSGHMMQGDNSAYNYNWYQQQYNNWGQHSWGQYNQYAQQYNQYYPPPPT is encoded by the exons ATGGAAGATACTG ACCTGCACCTCTCAGACGAGCCCATGACGGGGATGTTGGACACAGACAGCCCTGAGAGTGTGGAGTCCCCAGCCATGGAGGGCAACGGAGAGGACTTCCTCCCTGACCTGCCTGTCCTCACGCATGCTGCTGAATGGACCATGGATCAG GATCCCCATAACCTCACCACGGTTATCCACGACTCGGACTCAGAGTCAGATCAGTCGTCGCCAGAGGTAATAGAGCAGCACCAGGTCCAGCagtctgatctaggatctgttgaACAGGCGGTGCAGCACTTCCAGCTAGCGAGCGCTGAACTCTTCCAAGATGAGCGTCGGGAGCATGAGGATTCAGATGAGCAGTCTCGTTCTCCACAGGCAGAACAACAGAATCAAATGGAGGCATCGTCAGACGAGAGTCAGGATGGGCACAACAACACAGCCACAGAGCCTTTGATACAGAGCGAGAAGTTGTCTGACGCTGGAGAACAGCAACAAGATCCAGTCCAAGCCCAGCCACCAATGGTTGCAGAAGATAGTAGCCCAGCTAACATGGAACTTGAAGAATCCAAAGAGACAGAGCAGGTGGACCCTGTTGAGGAACCAGCTGTCCCTACAGAGCCTCTTATCCCTTCTGAGTATGAGAAGCTGGCTAAAGGGTGTGAGGAGAACCCCGAAGACTTCAATGGTTGGGTCTACCTGCTGCAGTATGTGGAGCAAGAG AATCATCTTGGTGTGGTGAGGAAGGCGTTTGATGCGTTTTTCTTGCGCTACCCCTACTGCTACGGCTACTGGAAGAAGTTAGCTGACACTGAGAAGAAACATGGCAATGCACAGGTGGCAGAGGAG GTGTACCGGCGGGGTGTGCATGCCATCCCCCTCAGTGTGGACCTGTGGCTCCACTACCTGTCCTTCATCAAGGACAACGCTGACCCTGAAGACCCAGAGACACCGTCACGCATTAGAGC TGCGTATGAGCATGCTGTGTTGGCAGCAGGGACAGACTTCCGCTCTGACCGTCTGTGGGAGGCCTACATCAACTGGGAGACGGAGCAGGAGAGATTGGCCAACGTCACGGCCATCTACGATCGTATCCTGGGCATACCCACCCAGCTCTACTCACAGCACCTCCAGAG GTTCAAAGAGCATGTGCAGAACAACAACCCCAAACACTTCCTGTCGGAGGAGGAGTTTGTCCAGCTCAGGGTGGAGCTAGCCAAAGCCAATGCAGTCACAGTCAATGAGGATGGAGAGGAAGCAACACCCGCAGAGCCTGAGGGACTCCCAGCCGGCACCGAGGACCTCCCAGATCCTGCTAAG AGAGTGACGGAGATTGAGAACATGCGCCACAAGGTGATCGAGTTGCGTCAGGAGGTGTTCAACCAAAACGAGCAGGAGGTCAGCAAGCGCTGGGCCTTCGAGGAGGGG ATAAAACGGCCCTACTTCCACGTTAAAGCCCTGGAGAAGACCCAGCTCAGCAACTGGAAGGAGTATCTGGAATTTGAGATCGAGAATGGCACTCCCGAACGCGTGGTCGTTTTGTTCGAACGCTGCCTCATCGCCTGTGCTCTCTACGAGGACTTCTGGATGAAG TACGCAAAATATCTAGAGAGCTACAGCATTGAGGGAGTGAGACATGTGTACAAGAAGGCGTGTACCATCCACCTATCCAAGAAGCCCAACATTCACCTGCTGTGGGCTGCGTTCGAGGAGCAGCAGG GGAACATAGAGGAGGCGCGCGGCATCCTGAAGTCTCTGGAAGAGGTGGTACCGGGCCTGGCCATGGTGCGTCTGCGGCGGGTCAGCCTGGAACGTCGCCACGGCAACCTGGAGGAGGCAGAGGCCCTGCTGAGCGAGGCGATGGCATCGGGGAAGAACGCCAGCGAGACGTCATTCTACGCCGTGAAGCTGGCCCGGCAGCTGCTGAAGGTGCAGAGGAGCCTCACCAAGGCCCGCAAGGTGTTGCTGGAAACCATAGACAAGGACCAG acGAGTCCTAAGCTGTACCTGAACCTGCTAGAGCTGGAGTACAGTGGGGACGTGCAGCAGAATGAGGCTGAAATCTTGGCCTGCTTCGACCGCGCCCTGAGCAGCCCGCTGCCCCTCGACTGCCGCCTCACCTTCTCTCAGCGCAAGGTCGAGTTCCTCGAGGACTTTGGCAGCGACATCAATAA GTTAGTGACTGCATACGATGAACACCAGAAGCTTCTGAAAGAACATGAGTCGACAAAGAGGAAAGCAGAGAATGG CTCCCAGGAGCCCGAGTCGAAGAGACAGCGTACAGATGACCACCCAGGCTCAGGGCACATGATGCAGGGAGACAACTCTGCCTACAACTACAACTGGTACCAA CAACAGTACAATAACTGGGGCCAGCATTCCTGGGGACAGTACAACCAGTATGCCCAGCAGTATAACCAGTACTACCCCCCTCCACCAACATGA